The following coding sequences lie in one Methanothermobacter sp. MT-2 genomic window:
- a CDS encoding putative cell surface glycoprotein, giving the protein MLNMRKFAFFLAAFALLLVLSNGAEAAVYNNNTGQSYSTIQEAINNASEGHTLIADPGVYQENIIIDKNNITLIKNQTTNNTAIINATNTNQPVINITKNNVQIIGFTIKNGYYGIYLYGSDNTIYNNTITNNSWDGIFLDHSSNNTIYNNTITNNSDGIFLYYSSNNTIYNNTITNNSEYGIYLYGSSSSVLRGNVVEDCGRGFSVEGSGVEYFIQDVDTSNTIDGKPIYYLVGYTNMVYDGVAMGYLALVNCENITVMNVELSGNGQGILIVNTTNSKIQNSNITNNDHGIYLQYSEYNTIYNNTITNNSWHGIYLYSGSSNTIYNNTITNNSGHGIYLSDSNNTISNNTITNNGDGIWLYGSGSNMISGNYFIENRQQIGGDPSGNYWNTTEGGNYWSDYTGDDLNGDGIGDIPYRQDQKPLIVDLMIENLTVTSSTIQVNVRNNGKADITKIDPNAKFPVKITYDSTEYLQYLNSLTPGGEQTITQNITASPGTHNITANILYNETTHYLQNTTIRDANTANNIKNTTKEFKTNITANNLNVTPTSGVAPLNVTVSCKLTNTGEVAGDYTAELKINSAVVDSQTVTVGAGETKTVTFTRTLEAGTYNITIDDLAPTAVTVLRPANITASNLTVTPTSGVAPLNVTASCTLTNTGDVAGDYTAELMINGIVVANQTVTVGAGETKTVTFNRTLGAGTYNVTIDGLAPIAVSVTPAGVSLGDLVSAANMVKAYHERYGRLPSRVVIVGQNYTMSQLLYLLTKATVNINVGNLSPIAPRAVGAPTAPGGSYRSGRLYKSAYVQVAANILSFIDSYGRAPNYASTSLGRIPFQRLVYMYTKIIAFYGTYHRLPNYVTI; this is encoded by the coding sequence TTGTTAAATATGCGCAAATTTGCTTTCTTCCTTGCAGCTTTTGCACTGCTACTAGTTCTATCTAATGGAGCAGAGGCAGCGGTCTACAACAACAACACAGGCCAAAGCTACTCAACAATCCAAGAAGCCATAAACAATGCAAGTGAAGGACACACACTAATAGCAGATCCAGGCGTGTATCAAGAGAACATTATCATAGACAAGAACAATATCACGCTAATCAAAAACCAGACCACCAATAACACAGCCATAATAAACGCCACCAACACCAATCAACCTGTAATCAACATAACCAAAAACAATGTGCAAATAATAGGATTCACAATAAAAAACGGCTACTATGGAATCTACCTCTATGGTTCAGATAATACGATCTACAACAACACTATAACCAACAACAGCTGGGATGGAATCTTCCTCGACCATTCTTCAAATAATACAATCTACAACAACACTATAACCAACAACAGCGATGGAATCTTCCTCTACTATTCTTCAAATAATACGATCTACAACAACACTATAACCAACAACAGCGAGTATGGAATCTACCTCTATGGTTCCAGTAGTAGTGTGTTGCGTGGTAATGTTGTTGAGGATTGTGGGCGTGGTTTTTCTGTTGAAGGCAGTGGCGTTGAATATTTTATCCAGGATGTTGACACTTCAAATACCATAGATGGTAAGCCGATCTACTATCTTGTTGGATACACCAACATGGTGTATGATGGAGTGGCTATGGGCTACCTTGCACTGGTAAATTGTGAAAACATTACAGTAATGAATGTGGAACTTTCAGGAAACGGCCAAGGAATACTAATAGTAAACACTACAAACTCCAAAATCCAAAACTCCAACATAACCAACAACGACCATGGAATCTACCTCCAATATTCAGAATATAATACGATCTACAACAACACCATAACCAACAACAGCTGGCATGGAATCTACCTCTATTCAGGCTCAAGTAATACGATCTACAACAACACCATAACCAACAACAGCGGGCATGGAATCTACCTCTCAGACTCAAATAATACAATTTCCAACAACACCATAACAAACAACGGAGATGGAATCTGGCTCTATGGTTCCGGTAGTAACATGATTTCGGGGAATTATTTCATTGAGAATAGGCAGCAGATAGGAGGGGATCCGAGCGGTAATTATTGGAACACGACAGAAGGTGGTAATTACTGGTCAGATTACACAGGAGACGATCTTAACGGGGATGGTATAGGTGACATACCATACCGACAAGATCAGAAACCATTAATTGTTGACCTAATGATAGAAAACCTCACGGTAACGAGTAGTACAATACAGGTAAACGTTAGGAATAATGGGAAGGCAGATATAACAAAGATAGATCCAAACGCAAAATTCCCAGTCAAAATAACCTATGACAGCACCGAATACCTACAATATCTAAATTCCCTAACACCCGGCGGAGAACAAACAATCACACAAAACATCACAGCCAGCCCAGGCACCCACAACATCACAGCAAACATACTCTACAACGAAACAACACACTACCTCCAAAATACCACCATAAGAGACGCCAACACCGCAAACAACATCAAAAACACAACCAAAGAATTCAAAACAAACATAACAGCCAACAACCTTAACGTGACGCCAACTTCTGGCGTTGCACCATTAAACGTGACAGTATCCTGCAAGCTAACAAACACTGGTGAAGTTGCAGGAGATTACACAGCAGAACTCAAAATAAACAGCGCGGTTGTTGACAGTCAGACAGTCACGGTAGGTGCTGGAGAAACCAAGACAGTAACATTCACGAGGACACTAGAAGCCGGAACATACAACATAACAATAGACGACCTGGCGCCAACAGCAGTGACGGTGTTAAGACCAGCTAATATAACAGCCAGCAACCTTACTGTGACGCCAACTTCTGGCGTGGCACCATTAAACGTGACAGCTTCTTGCACACTAACAAACACTGGTGATGTTGCAGGAGATTACACAGCAGAACTCATGATAAACGGTATAGTTGTGGCGAATCAGACAGTCACGGTAGGTGCTGGAGAAACCAAGACAGTGACATTCAATAGGACATTAGGAGCTGGAACATACAATGTGACAATAGATGGGCTGGCGCCAATAGCGGTGAGTGTGACTCCGGCTGGTGTTAGTTTAGGTGATCTTGTTTCGGCTGCGAATATGGTTAAGGCATATCATGAGCGTTATGGTAGGCTTCCAAGTCGGGTGGTGATCGTTGGCCAGAATTATACAATGTCTCAACTGTTATACTTGCTTACAAAGGCTACAGTTAATATAAATGTGGGTAATTTGAGTCCGATTGCTCCGAGGGCTGTTGGAGCTCCAACTGCACCTGGTGGAAGTTACAGGTCTGGCAGACTTTACAAGTCGGCTTATGTGCAGGTTGCAGCGAACATTCTATCATTCATTGACAGTTATGGCAGAGCACCCAATTATGCTAGCACAAGCCTTGGCAGAATACCATTCCAACGCTTAGTCTACATGTACACTAAGATCATAGCATTCTATGGAACATACCACAGACTGCCAAATTATGTCACAATCTAA